In Polaribacter pacificus, the genomic window CTTAAACTACACCCTTTTTGATGGGATGGGTAGAAAGTATAATTACGATCAATTAATAAAGCAATATCAATTAACTGAGTTGCAAGCAAGAGAAACTATAGAAAACACCTATTTGCAATTGTTTACGGTCTATTTTCAAATAGCACGTTTGTCTGAGAATACGAACAGCCTTAAAGAAAGCTTACAGATCTCTAAAAAGCGTTTGCAGCGAGCAAAATATCAATATGAATATGGTCAATCAACCCGATTAGAGTTGTTAAACGCAGAAGTTGATGTAAATAATGACAGCATTGCTTTGTTAGATTCACAGCAACAATTTTTAAACCAAAAATGGAGTTTAAACACAATTCTTGGGGTTCAAAAGACTGCTGATTTTGAGGTTGAAACAACTGTAAATTTTGCAACCTTGACGAACATTGAAGATTTGATAAGCAAGTCAAAAACAAACAATGTCCTCTTAAAACAAAACGAGAAAAACATCGCCATTAGTGAGTTTAATATTAAAATAAACAAATCAGACTATCTGCCAACTGTTGGATTAACAACTTCTTACGGATGGAATAAAAGCCAAAACCCAGCGACCTCTTTTTTGGCGCAATCTTCATCTAATGGGTTAAATGCTGGAATCAATTTATCCTGGAATATTTTTGATGGAGGAAGCACTAAAACTCGTATTGCCAACGCTAAGATTGCATTAGAAAATCAACAAATTCAGCTTCAAGAGCAAATAGCAACACTAGAAAACACCTTGAGAAACGCTTGGTCCTTATACAACAACAAACTCTTTGTTTTGAAAGCCCAAGAACAGAATATGATTTCGACTCAAAACAATTTTGATAGAACTCGTGAAAAATACAACCTAGGTCAGGTAACTTCTATAGAGTTTAGACAGGCACAAATTAATTTAGCGAATAGCAAAATAGCCTACAACAATACCAAATACGATGCAAAATTAATTGAACTCCAATTGCTTCAGTTAAGCGGAGAACTTTTAAACAATACTTTATAAAAAAAAGCTGAGAGTTTTTCTCAGCTTTTTTCTTTTCTATTTAAAGGCATTTAAGCCTGTAATATCTAAACCTGTGATGAGCAAGTGAATATCGTGGGTTCCTTCATAGGTGATCACGCTTTCTAGATTCATTGAATGTCTCATAATAGAATACTCACCAGTAATTCCCATACCTCCCAACATTTGTCTAGCTTCTCTAGCAATATGTATTGCCATATCTACATTGTTTCTTTTTGCCATAGAAATCTGTGCAGAAGTTGCTTTGTCTTCATTCCGTAAAACACCTAAACGCCATGTTAACAATTGCGCTTTTGTGATTTCTGTAATCATTTCGGCTAATTTCTTTTGTTGCAATTGAAATTGACCTATTGGCTTTCCAAACTGCATGCGTTCTTTTGAATAACGCAGTGCAGTATCATAACAATCCATAGCGGCTCCAATGGCTCCCCATGCAATTCCATATCTCGCAGAATCTAAACAACCTAAAGGTGCTCCCAATCCAGATTTATTAGGTAATAAGTTTTCTTTGGGAACTTTTACATTGTCAAAAATTAATTCTCCGGTAGCCGATGCTCGTAAAGACCATTTGTTATGGGTCTCTGGTGTAGAAAATCCTTCCATTCCTCGCTCCACAATCAATCCGTGAATTCTACCCTCTTCATTTTTAGCCCAAACAACAGCCACCTGTGCAAATGGAGCATTTGAGATCCACATTTTAGCACCGTTTAATAAGTAATGGTCTCCCATATCTTTAAATTTGGTCTCCATACCGCTTGGATTTGATCCGTGGTTTGGCTCTGTAAGACCAAAACAACCAATCCATTCGCCAGAAGCTAATTTAGGTAAGTATTTTTGGCGTTGCGCTTCGTTTCCATATTTCCAGATAGGATACATAACCAAAGATGATTGTACTGAAGCCGTAGAACGAACACCAGAATCACCTCTTTCTATTTCTTGCATGATTAAACCGTAAGAAATCTGATCCAATCCAGCTCCACCATATTCTTCAGGAATATAAGGACCAAAGGCACCTATTTCTGCCAATCCATTAATTATTTGTGTAGGAAATTCAGCTTTTTGAGCATAATTTTCAATAATTGGAGAGACTTCTCTTTTAACCCATTCACGAGCAGCATCTCTAACGAGTTTGTGCTCTTCTGTTAATAAATCATCTAACTGATAATAATCGGGTGCTTGAAATAAGTCGGCTTTCATGTGGTTTTTATTTGTTAATACATCAAAAGTAAATATTCCAAATGAGATAGCTAAAAAATCTTTAGCTTTTTTAAGCCTTAAAGTTCGTGACAATTGAAGAACATAAGGGTGGTTAAGAAATAAGATTCAAATAGTTTTTTTATTAAAAGGCAACTCTTTTGTGTAAGTTTGTACTAATGAAGCAAACTTTAGGAAAAAAAGAACGTTTAAAGAGCAAAACACTTATAGGGCAGTTATATACCCAAGGAAAATCTGTGAAGGCATTTCCTTTACGAATGGTCTATATTCAAACAAACCACAGCTCTAATTTTCCTGTACAAGCAGGCTTTTCTGTTCCAAAACGGAATTTTAAAAAGGCTGTTGATAGAAATCGACTTAAAAGATTATTGAGAGAAACATACCGAAAAGATAAATTCATCGTTTATACTGAATTAGCAAAGCCCTATGTATTTATGATTTCCTTTATAGGAAAAGAGGCTTTACCTTATTCTGAAATAGAAATTAAGATGAAAAAATTGCTCAATTCTTTTGTTAATGATGTCAAAAACAACTCCTTAAATGAAAGCAACAAGGACTAAAAAAATCATATTAATCACGCTCTTAGCGATTGGTTTTGCTTCTTTTACTTTTCAATCAAAATTTTTTGAAGTTGCAAAGCAAATAGAAATTTACACAAGCTTGTTCAAAGAATTGAACATGTATTATGTCAATGAAATTAACCCAGCAGAACTCACCACAAAGGCCATAAAGAACACCTTAGAAAATTTAGATCCGTATACCAATTATTACAACGAGCAAGAAGTTGAGGCGGCAAAAATACGAAGTGAAGGAGAATATGGAGGGATTGGAGCAACAGTTCGTTCTAATCAAAATGAGATTACGGTAGTTTCTGTTTTCAAAGGACTAAGTGCAAACAAGGCAGGTATTGAGATTGGTGATGTGATTGTTAAAATTAACAATCAATCTTTAAATGAGCTAAAAGATGAAGATGTTTCTGGATTGCTACTTGGAATCCCAGGGAGCGAAGTTTCACTGCAGATTTTACGCGGAAATAAGGCTTTAAATTTTACCCTAAAAAGAGAGGAGATTGCAGTCAATCCCGTTCCTTTTTATGATATGATTTCTGATGACACAGGCTATATTGTACTTACGGCTTTTAATGAAAAAGCGGCAGAAGAAGTTAAAAAAGCATTTTTGAACTTAAAAGAACGTGGCTTAAAAAAATTGATTTTTGATTTGCGTGGAAACCCAGGAGGTTCTTTAATGGAATCGATTAGAATTTCAAACTTCTTCTTACCTCAAAAAAGCATTATTGTTAGTACCAAGGCAAAAATAAAAAAATGGAGTAACATCTATACGGCTCAAGAAGAAGCCATTGATTTAGAAACCCCAATTGTGGTGCTCATAAATGGAAGGTCTGCATCGGCTTCAGAAATTGTTGCTGGAGCTCTTCAAGATTATGATAGAGCAGTTATTATGGGGCAGCGTTCTTATGGGAAGGGTTTGGTTCAGCGCTATAGACCTTTAAGCTACGGAACACAATTAAAGGTAACCATCTCTAAATATTATACACCAAGTGGGCGTTGTATTCAAGAATTGGATTATGCAAATCGACTTCCTAACGGAGATGTTCCTAAATTTTCTGATCAAGGAATTAATCAATTTACAACAAAAAATGGACGAACGGTTTTTGATGGTGGAGGTATTTTACCTGATATAAAATTGGGCTTATCAGAACTCAATAAAGAAACAGAACTACTTTTACAAACTCCGGCTTTGTTTAATTTTGCAGGCGTTTATAAAACCCAAAATCCAAGTCTAACAGCTTGGGAAGCATACCAAGTTTCAGAGTCAGATTTTCAAAAATTTATAAATTATTTAAAAGACGATACGAGTTTTGTTTCGGAGCAAGAGCGTTCATTTAAAGAGGCTTTTCAATCAATCAATACAGAAGATTCTAAATCAATCTCTAAAGATTATGGTCGATTAATGGCTAGCTTAAAAGAAAATAAATTGAATGCTATCACCCAAAACAAAGAGCAGGTTAAAAGTGTTTTAAAAGAGCTTATCGTAGAAAGATATGGCTATGAATCAGGTGTGTATTCAAACAAGATAAAAACAGACAAAACCATACAAGAAGCTTTAAGTTTGTTAAACAACGACAAACAGTATACTGCTGTTTTATCACCAAAAAAATAAGATGTTTAAAATAAAGTTATCTTTGAATATAGTTAAGAAAGATTATCATCTATGAGAGAAAGAACAAGAGCACAAGAATCCACTGCCGCTATAGAAAAATTATACATTTCTATGCGTCATTTATTTAGTAGAGGTTTTTATAAACCTATGGGAGTTTCTGGAGAGACCCTTAGAAAGTCTTTATTACTATTAAGACCTGAGATTTATGGTTCTATTGCAGAGGACAAGGTAGAGCTTAATGGGTTAATTTATATTATTGAGCGTTTACCAGAAGGTATTGAAGAATGTCAATTTATAAATTTAACGGCTGATGAAGGTTATAAAGAGTCTCATTTTAAGGCGATTATACCACCTAAAAGAAGACGGAATTGTTATCGAATAGATAAAAATCAAATGAATATTGAAATTACCCGAGGGCGTTCTGATATTTATGATATTCTAACACATTTAACCTTTCTTTTTATCGAGTCACACAAAATTAAGAGCAAGGTTTTAATAGACGATGGAGCAGCTTGCATTAGAGAATGGGCAGCTTTAAAAGACATCGTGTTAAACAACAAAAAAATTTCTAAAGAGGTGCGTGAGGTTACAATTGCGCATTTGGGAACAATTTTAGGGAGACCCTTTCAAGAGGTCTCTAAAATCTACAATACCCTATCGACAGAAAAGAATCCAGACCGCTTTTTTCAATTGGTGTACTGGTTAGGTCAATTGGCTATCGATGAAAGTTTAGAGAATAAAAAACGGGTAATCACTTTTAGTTCTGTGTTAAATGAGCAAATAGGGAATCATATTTATGGAGAAATTTGGGCAAACCAAATTAAAGAAACACTTCAGCAAAATAATTTATTAGAAAGACCAATTCATATAATTAGTGCCAATATGCATTCTGTGATGAATTTTATTTATGCAAATGCAGCACTTCCTGAAGAAGCAAAAAGTAACAAAGGCTTTAAGTTATTTGAATTGTTAAGTTCTGCGTCTAGTGTTGATTTACAAAAAAAAGTTAAAGAATATGCGCATCAGAATGGCTTGATTTATCTCAAAGATACCTCAGGAACTAACATTGATGTACAAGTTATAGATACTGCTAAAATTGATTTTGATAAGACACTCTTTAGTCAAAAGAATTCTCTAGGTAAAGACCCTGTTATTATCGTAATGGACTATGCTTTTGGAGAGCAAGCTTATGAAACCATGGATGAACTTTTAAAACCTTATAAAAATGGTAAAGAGGTTGTTCATTTAAATGTAGCATCGGTTTCTATTATGGGAAAAGCTGGAATCTTAGAAGGAGGAAAAGGCGATATTATGATTCCATCATCTCATATTTTTGAAGGTACAGCAGATAATTATCCATTTGAGAATGAATTGTCAAAAGAAGATCTGGAAGACTTTGGCGTGAGAGTTTTTGACGGTTCAATGGTTACCGTTTTAGGAACCTCGTTACAAAATAAAGATCTTTTAAAGTTCTTCCATGACTCAACTTGGAATGTGATCGGCTTAGAGATGGAGGGAGCTCATTATCAAAAAGCGATACAAGCAGCTTCGAGAATTAGAGGAAATATTTCTAGTGATGTAAAAGTGCGATATGCATATTATGCATCTGATAACCCTTTAGAAACTGGAGCAACATTGGCTTCAGGAGGCTTAGGAATGTCGGGGGTTACACCTACTTATGCTATTACTCAACGAATATTAGAACAAATTTTTTAGCATTTAGTTGCTTTAACCAAACCAGTCAAAAAATGTCTAAAGAAAAGAAATCAAAAGAAGAAGATATAGAATTAGGTTCCTTATTAATCCTTATTGGAAAGGGTTTTTCCAAAGTTTTTATATTCATCGCCTCTATTTTTACAGGATTGTTTCATTGGTGTATTCTTGCTTTATTGTTTGTAAAAATGCATTTAAAGAAACTTTTATTGGCAGCTGCTATTGGAGCTGGTATCGGGGGTGTTATAGAAATACAGACTACCCCAACCTATGGAGCAAATCTTTTAGTACAGCCTAATTTTAACAGTGCTAGACAGTTGTATAATAATATTCAGTATTATAATGAGCTGGTCAAACAAAAAGACACAGTGATGCTCTCTAAATCATTTGGTATTTCTAATGAATCGGCAGCCTCTTTAAAAAAGTTTGAAATAGCACCAGTAAAAAATGAAAATGACCTTTTAGAGGCTTATGACGATTTAATTTTATCTGTTGATACATTAACAGCTAAGAGTTATTCTTTTTCTCAATTTAAAAACACCTTTACAAGGTACGATTATAAGGTTCAAAACATTCATGTAATGGCAAAACAAAATGCCGTTTTTACGAAATTAGAAAAAGGCATTGTTTCTTCGGTTATAGAGAATGATTATTTTAAAAAAGTTAAAAAGTTAAATAATGAAAACCTTAACAGAACGGACTCATTATTGCGTAAAAATTTAACTCAAATAGATTCTCTAAGACAAGTCTATATGCAGGTGATGTTAGAAGAAGCTAAAAAGACAACGACTGGTACTTCTATTGATTTAGGTGGTCAGAGAAAATCAACCAAAGAAATTGAGCTCTTTGAGACCAATAGAATTATTAACAAAGACTTAAAGGAACTAGCAAAAGAGAAATCTGAAAAAACAGAAGTATTAAACATCATTTCAGGTTTCCAACCAGTCGGCTATGTTATAAGCGGGATAGACAATAATTATATTACCCTTTTGGCTGGTCTTGGAGCAGGACTAATGTTTTTCGTTTTATTAATGTTAAAACTAAACAAGTATTTAAATAATTACAAGCAAAAGTAATATGAACACAATATTGATTACGGGAGGAGCGGGGTTCATTGGTGCCAATTTTTTACCTTATTTTTTGAAAACAAATGTAGGGACAAAAATTATAAACTTGGATAACTTAACCTATGCAGGTGATTTAACCTATTTAAAAGAAATAGAAAATAATATTGATTACACCTTTGTTAAAGGAGATATTTGCGATCGAGATTTTGTTGAAGCTCTTTTTGAAAAATATAACTTTAATGGAGTAATACATTTTGCAGCAGAATCGCATGTAGACAATTCAATAACGAATCCAGGTGCTTTTATTCAAACAAATATTGTCGGAACTTTTAATTTGTTAGAAGTGGCAAAAAAAACATGGTTGGAAGCACCAAATCAACCAAAAAAAGGTTTTGAAAACGCACGTTTTCATCACATTTCAACCGATGAGGTTTTTGGAAGCTTGCCAGAAACAGGATTGTTTACAGAAACCACTTCTTATGCGCCAAATAGCCCATATAGTGCATCTAAAGCATCATCAGACTTTTTAGTTAGAAGTTATTTCCACACCTATGGACTTAACGTTGTTACTACAAATTGTTCAAACAATTATGGACCAAAACAGCACGATGAAAAATTAATACCTACTATTATACGGAAAGCAATTTCTGGAGAAAATATCCCTATTTATGGGGATGGAAAGAATATTAGAGATTGGTTATATGTACTTGATCACTGTAAAGGAATAGCACTTGTGTTTACAGAAGGAAGATCTGGAGAGACCTATAATATTGGTGGAAATAATGAAAGAAACAATTTGTATATCGCCACCAAAATTTGTGAAATATTGGATGGATTAGTGCCGAAAAAGAACTCCTATAAAGAGCAGATTACTTTTGTTTCGGATCGGCCAGGCCATGATTTAAGATATGCTATTGATGCTACAAAAATTGAAATAGAATTAGGCTGGAAAGCAAATGAAAATTTTGAAACAGGAATTGTTAAGACCATTCAATGGTACTTAACAAAATATCAAAAATAACATGAAAGGAATTGTATTAGCAGGAGGGTCAGGAACAAGGTTGCATCCATTAACGTTGGCGGTAAGCAAACAGTTGATGCCTGTTTATGATAAGCCGATGATTTATTACCCTTTGGCAACATTAATTTCAGCGGGAATTTCAGAAATTTTAATTATTTCTACACCCCATGATTTGCCAAATTTTAAAAAATTATTAGGGAATGGAAATCAATTGGGATGTAAATTTGAATATGCAGAACAAGCTGATCCAAATGGTTTGGCTGAAGCCTTTATAATCGGGTCAGATTTTATTGGCAATGATAAAGTTGCACTTATTTTAGGGGATAATATTTTTTACGGTACAGGCCTTGCAGACTTATTAAAGGCAAATAACAACCCAGATGGTGGAATTGTTTATGCCTATCATGTAAATGACCCTGAAAGATATGGAGTTGTTGAATTTGACAAAAATCAAAAAGCGATATCGATAGAAGAAAAGCCACTGAAACCAAAGTCTAATTTTGCGGTACCGGGGATTTATTTTTATGATAATTCTGTAGTAGAAATTGCAAAAAATATCAATCCTAGTAAACGAGGTGAACTAGAAATAACGGATGTAAACAAAACCTATTTAGAAGCCGGTAAATTAAGTGTACGGATTTTAGATAGAGGCACGGCTTGGTTAGACACAGGAACCTTTAACTCTTTAATGCAGGCAGGACAATTTGTTCAAGTTATTGAAGAACGTCAAGGATTAAAAGTAGGTTCAATTGAAGAAGCTGCCTATAAAAGCGGATTTATTACAAAAAAACAATTGCATGAATTAGCCGAACCCTTAATAAAGAGTGGCTATGGGAAACATTTAAAAGAAATATAGTGACAATAACAGAAACATATTTAAAAGGCTGCTTTGAGATTGAACCAACTGTTTTTGGTGATGATCGTGGGACTTTTTTTGAAAGCTTTAACGAAAAAGAGTTTATAGATAAAACGAATCTATCTATTCATTTTGTTCAGGATAATCAATCAACTTCTGAAAGAGGGGTTGTACGTGGATTGCATTTTCAAACAGGTAATTTTGCACAGGCAAAGTTAGTACGAGTTATCCAAGGAAAAGTATTGGATGTAGCCGTAGATCTTAGAAGAAACTCCAGCACTTTTGGGCAGCATTTTTCTTGTATTTTAACAGGTAAAAACAACAAACAATTATTTGTTCCTAGGGGTTTTGCTCATGGTTTTTCTGTTTTGGAGGATGACACTATTTTTGCTTATAAATGCGATAATTACTACAACAAAGCATCAGAGTCTGGAATTGTATATAATGATCCACAATTAAATATAGATTGGATGCTTGATGAACAAGAGATTGTTTTGTCAGAAAAAGATAAGGTACTGGAACTCTTAAATGTATTAGGGTAAGCTTATGAAAAAGATTGCATTAATTACGGGTATAACAGGTCAAGACGGCTCATATTTAACAGAATTATTATTAGAAAAGGGATATGAGGTTCATGGAATAAAGCGAAGAGCTTCTAGTTTTAACACCCAAAGAATAGATCATTTATATCAGGATCCACATGCAGAAAATAGAAAATTAATTTTGCATTATGGAGACATGTCTGATAGTACAAATTTGATACGTATTATTCAAGAAGTACAACCTGATGAAATATACAATTTAGCGGCAATGAGCCATGTCCATGTTTCTTTTGACACACCAGAATATACTGCTAATGTAGATGGACTTGGAACCCTGCGTTTGTTAGAAGCAATTCGTATTTTACATTTAGAAAAAAAGACTAAAATTTACCAGGCTTCAACATCAGAATTGTATGGAAAAGTACAAGAAGTACCCCAAACAGAGAAGACCCCATTTTATCCAAGAAGCCCGTATGGAGTTGCAAAAATTTATGCCTATTGGATTACTGTTAATTATAGAGAAGCGTATAATGTTTTTGCTTGTAATGGAATTTTATTCAATCATGAATCTCCAGTTAGAGGAGAAACATTTGTCACTAGAAAAATTACAAGAGCGGTTTCTAAGATAGCCTTGGGCTTACAGGACACCTTGTTTTTAGGAAATTTAGATGCACAACGAGACTGGGGACATGCAAAGGATTATGTTCGGATGATGTGGATGATTTTACAAGCAGATGAACCTGAAGATTGGGTGATTGCCACAGGAAAAACAACATCGGTTAGAGACATGGTAAAAATGGCTTTTTCTGAAGTTGGTATTGAATTAGAATTTATAGGTCAAGGAAAAGAAGAAAAAGGAATTGTTAAATCATGTAGTATTTCTGAGTTTTCTCTTGAAACTGGAAAAGAAGTAATTTTAATTGATCCACATTATTACAGACCGACAGAGGTTGATTTGTTAATAGGAGATGCTTCAAAAGCAAAAGAAAAACTTGGATGGACCCCAGAATATACTTTAGAAGAATTGATTAAAGAAATGATGGAGAATGATTTAAAGATCATGCAAAAGGAATTGTTTTTAAAAAACGGAGGACATCAAATAAACAACAACTATGAATAAGGATGCAAAAATATATGTTGCTGGTCATAGAGGCTTAGTTGGGAGTGCAATTGTAAAAAAATTACAACAAAGAGGCTTTAAGAATATTTTGATTAGAACGCATCAAGAACTCGACCTAACAAATCAGCAAGAAACGGCTGATTTTTTTGCTAAAGAAAAGCCTGAATATGTGTTTTTGGCAGCTGCAAAAGTTGGTGGAATCATTGCAAATAATACCTATAGAGCAGATTTTATATATGAAAATCTGATGATTCAAAACAATGTAATCCATCAGAGTTATGTGAATGAAGTCAAGAAATTATTGTTTTTAGGAAGTACCTGTATTTATCCTAAAAATGCACATCAACCCATAAAAGAAACCGAGTTATTGACCAATGAATTAGAATATACAAACGAGCCTTATGCAATTGCAAAAATTGCAGGAATAAAAATGTGTGAAAGTTATAATTTACAATACCACACCAATTTTTTATCGGTGATGCCAACCAATTTATATGGCCAAAATGACAATTTTGATTTGGAAAAATCACATGTTTTGCCGGCCTTAATTCGTAAAATTCACTTAGCCAAATTATTAGCAAGTAATAATATAGATGCTGTTTTAAAGGACCTAAAAGTTGAAAACTTAGAAAAAGCGGAAGCTCTTTTGTTAAAATATGGTGTGACAGCAAAAAGTGTAGAAATCTGGGGTTCTGGAAATCCCAAAAGAGAATTTTTATGGTCCGAAGACATGGCTGATGCATGTGTACATATTATGCAGCATGTTGATTTTAAAAACCTGACCGCTTCTTCCCATTTGAAAGGTGACCAAGGCTTTGGGGAAGAAATTAGAAATACGCATATAAATATTGGCACTGGTGTTGATCTTTCTATCAAAGAATTGGCAGAAAAAATTAAAAATATAGTTGGTTTTTCTGGTGAATTAGTATTCAATTCTGAAAAACCTGACGGAACACTTCGAAAAGTAACTGATGTTAGTAAAATTCACAATTTAGGTTGGAAATCTTCGGTAATGCTTGATGAGGGAATAAGAAAAATGTACGATTGGTATCTACAAAAATAGATGAATAGAAAAAAAATCATATTTAAAAATGTTTCTCTAGGGGTTTTTTATAAGATCTTAAGCATGGCAATTGTCTTTACAACAATTCCACTTTTATTAAACTATTTAGAAAAGGAACAATACGGAATTTGGGTAACCATTTTTTCGTTGGTGAATATTGTTTTTTTTGTCGATGCAGGAATTGGTAACGGTTTAAAAACAAAGCTTTCAGCTGCTTTGAGTTTGCAGGATTTTAAACTCGCAAAAACATATATTTCTACAGCATATATTTCTATTTCTTTAATTTCATTTGTTGTTTTTTGTTTTGGAGTTGCATTTATTTTTTTGATGAATTTACAAGATTTATTTAACACAAATCTTCCAGAAAATGAATTAATAACGGTCCTCTTTACAACTCTTTTTTTGGTGATAACAAGTTTTGTGTTGAATTTGTATAAGTCGTTTTATTATGCAAATCAGCAAACGGCAAAAGTAGAATTGGCACTGTTAATTTATCAAATAAGTGCGTTAATTTCTACGATGATTTTATTGCATTTCTTTCCTAGAAAACTATTATATGTTGCTTTGTTCTATGGAAGTTTAAATATTTTGGTTGGTCTTATTTTTACATTTCTTTTTTTTAAGAAAAATCAACATATAAAACCATCAATTGCTTCTTTTAGCAAAGAACGAGTTAAAGATTTAATGGGATTAAGCTTGGCTTTTTTTGGAATTCAATTATGTATGATTGTTATTTTTACTACTGATAATTTAATCATTAGTAAATTATTAGGACCGAGTGAAGTAACTAATTATGATATTGTATATAAACTTTTTCAGGTAGCAATTACTATATCTGTAATCGCACAAGATCCTTTTTGGGCACTCTATACAGATGCTTTTCAGAAAAAAGATTTTACTTGGATTAAGAAGACGATTATTCGATTAAATAAATTATTTGTTGTTTTTATTTTTATAATTATTGGATTATTTTTTGCTTCAAAACCACTTATTAAAATTTGGATTCAAAGAGATTTATTAATTCCAACTAGCTTAATTTTATTTATGACGATTTTTGTTTTAATACGAGTTTACGGAACTATTTATATGACATTTTTAAACAGTATTGGCAAAGTAAAACTACAGTTCTGGTTGTATGTTTTTGGAGCGATGGTTAATATACCGCTATCAATCTACTTTGTTAAAACCTTTGATTTAGGAAGTAGCGGAGTTATTTTGGGGACTGTCTTTAGTATTTTAAGCCTCTCTTTAATTTTGCCTATTCAAACATTTAGAATTTTAAAGAAATCAGAAACAAAAGCTGTTTAAATGGAAAAAAAAACCTTTTTTACAATAATCACAGCTACTTTTAATTCAGAAAAGACTCTTAAGAACACAATAGAATCTGTATTAAACCAAAGAGTTACTAATTTTGAATACATTCTTGTTGATGGAAAATCAACAGATAAAACTCTTGAAATAATTAAGAGTTATGAAAATAGTTTTAAAGAAAAGGGT contains:
- the rfbA gene encoding glucose-1-phosphate thymidylyltransferase RfbA, which encodes MKGIVLAGGSGTRLHPLTLAVSKQLMPVYDKPMIYYPLATLISAGISEILIISTPHDLPNFKKLLGNGNQLGCKFEYAEQADPNGLAEAFIIGSDFIGNDKVALILGDNIFYGTGLADLLKANNNPDGGIVYAYHVNDPERYGVVEFDKNQKAISIEEKPLKPKSNFAVPGIYFYDNSVVEIAKNINPSKRGELEITDVNKTYLEAGKLSVRILDRGTAWLDTGTFNSLMQAGQFVQVIEERQGLKVGSIEEAAYKSGFITKKQLHELAEPLIKSGYGKHLKEI
- the rfbC gene encoding dTDP-4-dehydrorhamnose 3,5-epimerase encodes the protein MTITETYLKGCFEIEPTVFGDDRGTFFESFNEKEFIDKTNLSIHFVQDNQSTSERGVVRGLHFQTGNFAQAKLVRVIQGKVLDVAVDLRRNSSTFGQHFSCILTGKNNKQLFVPRGFAHGFSVLEDDTIFAYKCDNYYNKASESGIVYNDPQLNIDWMLDEQEIVLSEKDKVLELLNVLG
- the gmd gene encoding GDP-mannose 4,6-dehydratase; the protein is MKKIALITGITGQDGSYLTELLLEKGYEVHGIKRRASSFNTQRIDHLYQDPHAENRKLILHYGDMSDSTNLIRIIQEVQPDEIYNLAAMSHVHVSFDTPEYTANVDGLGTLRLLEAIRILHLEKKTKIYQASTSELYGKVQEVPQTEKTPFYPRSPYGVAKIYAYWITVNYREAYNVFACNGILFNHESPVRGETFVTRKITRAVSKIALGLQDTLFLGNLDAQRDWGHAKDYVRMMWMILQADEPEDWVIATGKTTSVRDMVKMAFSEVGIELEFIGQGKEEKGIVKSCSISEFSLETGKEVILIDPHYYRPTEVDLLIGDASKAKEKLGWTPEYTLEELIKEMMENDLKIMQKELFLKNGGHQINNNYE
- a CDS encoding GDP-L-fucose synthase family protein, whose amino-acid sequence is MNKDAKIYVAGHRGLVGSAIVKKLQQRGFKNILIRTHQELDLTNQQETADFFAKEKPEYVFLAAAKVGGIIANNTYRADFIYENLMIQNNVIHQSYVNEVKKLLFLGSTCIYPKNAHQPIKETELLTNELEYTNEPYAIAKIAGIKMCESYNLQYHTNFLSVMPTNLYGQNDNFDLEKSHVLPALIRKIHLAKLLASNNIDAVLKDLKVENLEKAEALLLKYGVTAKSVEIWGSGNPKREFLWSEDMADACVHIMQHVDFKNLTASSHLKGDQGFGEEIRNTHINIGTGVDLSIKELAEKIKNIVGFSGELVFNSEKPDGTLRKVTDVSKIHNLGWKSSVMLDEGIRKMYDWYLQK
- a CDS encoding lipopolysaccharide biosynthesis protein, encoding MNRKKIIFKNVSLGVFYKILSMAIVFTTIPLLLNYLEKEQYGIWVTIFSLVNIVFFVDAGIGNGLKTKLSAALSLQDFKLAKTYISTAYISISLISFVVFCFGVAFIFLMNLQDLFNTNLPENELITVLFTTLFLVITSFVLNLYKSFYYANQQTAKVELALLIYQISALISTMILLHFFPRKLLYVALFYGSLNILVGLIFTFLFFKKNQHIKPSIASFSKERVKDLMGLSLAFFGIQLCMIVIFTTDNLIISKLLGPSEVTNYDIVYKLFQVAITISVIAQDPFWALYTDAFQKKDFTWIKKTIIRLNKLFVVFIFIIIGLFFASKPLIKIWIQRDLLIPTSLILFMTIFVLIRVYGTIYMTFLNSIGKVKLQFWLYVFGAMVNIPLSIYFVKTFDLGSSGVILGTVFSILSLSLILPIQTFRILKKSETKAV